The following coding sequences lie in one Pectobacterium sp. A5351 genomic window:
- a CDS encoding copper-binding protein has product MRITYMALLSSLIFAVSSVTFPAWANDHQHHAMMHTTPPAATPVIYQSTGIVKQWNADSVTLSHAPIVDLKWPAMTMAFTLPSEGKIAPLPINTSVSFSFIQNDSGYILTAITPQQP; this is encoded by the coding sequence ATGCGTATCACCTATATGGCTCTGCTCAGCAGCCTGATTTTTGCTGTTTCTTCCGTTACTTTTCCCGCGTGGGCAAACGACCACCAGCATCATGCGATGATGCATACCACACCTCCTGCGGCCACTCCCGTTATTTATCAGAGCACCGGGATCGTTAAACAGTGGAACGCCGACAGTGTGACGCTCTCTCACGCCCCCATTGTCGACCTAAAATGGCCAGCTATGACGATGGCCTTCACGCTGCCATCAGAGGGAAAAATAGCGCCGTTACCCATCAACACGTCCGTTTCGTTCAGCTTTATCCAGAACGACAGCGGCTACATTCTGACCGCGATTACACCACAGCAGCCTTAA
- a CDS encoding efflux RND transporter periplasmic adaptor subunit, with the protein MSKTVTNKSLMFSLMTLAILSAGGVGYLVGKQQTPHSPSTAEPERAVLYWYDPMVPDKRFDKPGKSPFMDMELVPRYADEVQGDGSITVSARQQQNLGVRTAHAEIRELVDRSTGYGTVAINERGLHTLVAPSGGIVEKLTVNALQQQVKKGETLATLWNPTWAAAQREYLAVRQLGDDVLTQSARQRLALLFMPETVIRQVERSGKPQDRIAITAPEDGYVNKLEVRQGMQLSPAQPLFELASLNPVWVDVDYPETQAAQLTLGSDISATSRAWPDKTFHGKISELLPVLDSTTRTLKARVVLDNPQQQLKPGMYLTVQLSHAQAEPRLAIPQEALLVSGSQNRVLLSDGNGHFTPRNITAGASLGDWVEIIDGLKAGDSVVTSGQFLIDSEASLRNALPQFATDTSTASAAPVGYQTQGVIKAINGNQVTIEHEAVPALNWSPMTMDFTLPSSGLPQGVGIGSTVSFQFSMDDSGIHVLHFLPADDPHAGHGGHP; encoded by the coding sequence ATGAGCAAAACAGTCACGAACAAATCATTGATGTTTAGCCTGATGACACTGGCTATTCTCAGTGCAGGTGGCGTGGGCTATCTGGTTGGCAAACAGCAAACGCCGCACTCGCCTTCTACCGCAGAGCCAGAACGTGCCGTTCTCTATTGGTATGACCCGATGGTGCCGGATAAACGTTTCGACAAACCGGGGAAATCCCCGTTTATGGATATGGAATTGGTGCCCCGCTACGCCGATGAAGTACAGGGTGATGGCAGTATCACCGTCAGCGCCCGTCAGCAGCAGAACCTCGGCGTTCGCACTGCCCACGCGGAAATACGTGAACTTGTCGACCGCAGTACGGGTTACGGCACCGTCGCGATCAACGAGCGTGGATTGCACACGCTCGTCGCGCCCAGCGGCGGCATTGTCGAAAAACTCACGGTCAATGCCCTGCAACAGCAGGTGAAGAAAGGCGAGACACTCGCCACGTTGTGGAACCCGACATGGGCGGCGGCGCAGCGTGAATATCTGGCGGTACGACAGTTGGGCGACGACGTTCTGACCCAATCAGCCCGCCAGCGACTAGCACTGCTGTTCATGCCGGAAACGGTTATTCGTCAAGTCGAGCGTAGCGGCAAGCCGCAGGATCGAATCGCCATTACCGCGCCGGAAGACGGCTACGTGAATAAGCTTGAAGTACGGCAAGGCATGCAGTTAAGCCCTGCCCAGCCGTTATTTGAACTTGCCAGCCTGAATCCGGTTTGGGTCGATGTCGATTATCCCGAGACTCAGGCGGCTCAGCTCACTCTCGGCAGCGACATCAGCGCCACCAGCCGTGCCTGGCCGGACAAAACCTTCCACGGCAAAATCAGCGAACTGCTACCCGTGCTGGACAGTACCACACGCACGCTAAAAGCCCGTGTCGTGCTGGATAACCCGCAACAGCAGCTTAAACCCGGCATGTACCTCACCGTGCAGCTTTCTCACGCTCAGGCAGAGCCGCGTCTGGCAATCCCACAGGAAGCACTATTGGTCAGTGGTAGCCAAAACCGGGTCTTGCTAAGCGATGGCAATGGCCATTTCACTCCGCGTAACATCACTGCGGGCGCGTCGCTAGGCGATTGGGTCGAAATTATCGATGGGTTGAAGGCTGGCGACAGCGTGGTCACCTCCGGTCAGTTCCTGATTGATTCCGAAGCCAGCCTGCGCAACGCCCTGCCGCAATTTGCTACTGACACATCGACAGCCTCCGCTGCTCCCGTCGGCTATCAAACTCAGGGTGTGATCAAAGCGATAAATGGCAATCAGGTCACCATTGAACATGAAGCCGTTCCGGCGCTCAACTGGTCACCGATGACGATGGATTTCACGCTGCCATCATCAGGGCTACCTCAGGGCGTGGGAATCGGCAGCACCGTCAGTTTCCAGTTCAGCATGGACGACAGCGGGATACACGTCCTGCATTTTTTACCCGCTGACGATCCGCATGCCGGGCACGGAGGCCATCCATGA
- a CDS encoding TolC family protein, which yields MNLSKHDATRACLAMLLWLPAAVFAADLSLEQALQAAERYSADLSANQHQINALQNMADSATQLPDPKLKFGVENLPLGGNNGSRLTREGMTMQRIGVMQTYVSSRKRDSKAQAIRVEADALQSNSESIRARLQRETAQAWLDLALSQRALADVAALVNESQRQIASQKANVAAGGETSSVLDARLTLATMQDKLADAERDTQIAHARLVQLTGMTAINVQGELPRFERLPASPEMLSSAIHQHPEMQQAQREAELAQARSAQSAVAAIPNVDVEVYYAKRGDDYDDMAGMMVTVDLPLFTSKRQDKDYAADVSRSMEARDKVLLTEREHQAQLDTLIAQYQAAQSRWQRQSNEVLPLQQQRIKLIQAQYQSGSSNLSAVLDARRALLESRIAVQDTAREMAQYWAAIRYLTPQGSPTR from the coding sequence ATGAACTTATCCAAACACGATGCCACGCGCGCGTGTCTGGCGATGTTGCTGTGGCTGCCTGCCGCCGTATTTGCGGCAGACCTGAGTCTTGAACAGGCTTTACAGGCGGCGGAACGTTATTCCGCCGATCTGTCGGCCAATCAACACCAGATTAACGCGCTACAGAACATGGCCGACTCCGCCACACAACTTCCCGATCCCAAATTGAAATTTGGCGTCGAAAATTTGCCATTGGGCGGTAACAACGGTAGCCGACTCACGCGTGAAGGCATGACGATGCAGCGCATCGGCGTCATGCAAACCTACGTCAGCAGCCGTAAACGCGATAGCAAAGCGCAGGCTATTCGGGTCGAAGCCGACGCGCTGCAAAGTAATAGCGAAAGTATCCGCGCGCGCCTGCAGCGGGAAACGGCACAGGCATGGCTGGATCTGGCGCTCTCACAGAGAGCATTGGCCGACGTCGCTGCGCTGGTCAACGAAAGCCAGCGGCAGATCGCGTCACAAAAAGCGAATGTGGCGGCAGGCGGTGAAACCAGTAGCGTACTGGATGCTCGTCTGACGCTGGCAACCATGCAGGACAAGCTGGCCGACGCCGAACGAGATACTCAGATCGCGCACGCCCGACTAGTGCAGCTTACCGGCATGACGGCAATTAACGTGCAAGGCGAACTGCCCCGTTTTGAACGACTGCCAGCATCACCAGAGATGCTGAGCAGCGCCATTCACCAGCACCCGGAAATGCAACAGGCGCAGCGTGAAGCCGAACTGGCTCAGGCTCGCTCCGCACAGTCAGCGGTTGCCGCCATCCCTAATGTCGATGTTGAAGTCTATTACGCAAAACGTGGGGACGATTACGACGACATGGCGGGCATGATGGTGACGGTCGATCTGCCGCTGTTCACATCCAAGCGTCAGGATAAGGACTACGCCGCGGATGTCTCTCGCAGCATGGAAGCGCGCGACAAAGTCTTGCTCACCGAACGAGAACATCAGGCGCAACTCGATACGCTAATAGCTCAATATCAAGCCGCACAGTCACGCTGGCAGCGCCAGAGCAACGAGGTTCTCCCTCTCCAACAGCAGCGCATCAAACTGATTCAGGCTCAGTATCAATCCGGCAGCAGTAATCTTTCCGCCGTACTAGATGCCCGTCGGGCGTTACTCGAAAGCCGGATTGCCGTTCAGGATACCGCTCGGGAGATGGCGCAATATTGGGCTGCCATCCGTTATCTGACACCACAAGGAAGCCCTACGCGATGA